The DNA sequence CTTGGAGGATCACCTGATGACCGAACAGCGGAACGGCCGAAATCATCCATAGTAAGAAGGAGAAACGCCTCATGGAATTAATTGTCTGGGTCGAATCAATTTTGCAAAGATAGGGGCCCTGATTGAAAAACAGGCCGAATTTGGCGTTATTGGTGGCCCTACTAAGCCAAAACTTTTCAATACGACTATGTGGATTGAACGACATCCTACTCAACATATCTTGACAGCATTTGCATGCTTGTTGATGGTTACTGGGCAGACTTTCGCCCAAACCCCCAAAGTTCCCAAGGTCCATCAGAACATCACCGTGCAAGATGGGCAGCTAGGCGTGGAATACAAGGGGAATATCATCTCTGAAAATGACCCAGCCCCCACGCTGACTCTCAAGCAGGTATCCAGCGCTGCGAAAGGAACATCCGAAGGAATCAGCTTCGATTTTGACATGCCCAACTTCCAGGGCACCCTGTACTACGGATTCATTCCCTACGGAGACTCCAAGCACCCACATCCTGTATTTTTCAAGCGCACATCTCCCATCGAAGGCGGAAAGGCCACCATCAAAATTGCCGGAAATCTGGAAGGGAGATACGACATGATTGATTGGGCTACCCGCAAGCAAGGAACCCTCGGATATCGCATCATGGCCGAAAATGGGACCATCATCTACGACGGCAAAGTAGCCTTCACGGGAAATGGTCCCTTCAAGGTGGTGCCTACAGTGATTGAAGGTCCATTTGTCAATAAAGTCACGCCGACCTCAGCGGTCATTTCCTTTGAAACCCAGAAAAAGACCAAAGCAACGGTCACCATTCAGGGAAAGACCTTCGAAGATGCCAAGTCGGCGCTACACCACGAAATTGAGGTGGCGGATTTGCTTCCCAACACCGAATACACGTATACCGTGGAATCCGAAGGGATTTCCCAGACCTATACCTTCCAGACTGCCCCTGAAGCAGGAAGTAGAACAAGCTTCTCATTTTGCTATGCCTCGGACTCCCGGAGTGGCCAAGGCGGTGGAGAGCGTGATATCTATGGCGCGAATGCCTATATCATGAAAAAGATCATGGCGCTCGCCAAGCAACAGGATGTCAAATTCATGCAGTTTTCCGGGGATTTGATCGATGGATATTTGACTAGTCCGATGGAAATCAACTTGCAGTATGCCAACTGGAAGCATGCCATTGAGCCCTTTGCCCACTATTTCCCGGTATATGTCAGCATGGGGAACCATGAGGCGCTGATGCGTACGTTTGTGGGGGAAAAAAATCGCGTATTGGTAGACAGATTTCCCTATGAGACGGAATCTGCGGAAGCGATTTTCGCCAACCACTTTGTGCAACCCACCAATGGGCCCGCAAGTGAAGACGGCGCCTCCTACGACCCGCGTCCCAACAAAACCGATTTTCCGCCATACGACGAAAACGTTTTCTCCTACAGCTATGACAATGTAGGATTCGTGGTCCTGAACTCTGATTACTGGTATGCTCCGAATGCAGGCGCGATT is a window from the Pontibacter sp. G13 genome containing:
- a CDS encoding metallophosphoesterase translates to MWIERHPTQHILTAFACLLMVTGQTFAQTPKVPKVHQNITVQDGQLGVEYKGNIISENDPAPTLTLKQVSSAAKGTSEGISFDFDMPNFQGTLYYGFIPYGDSKHPHPVFFKRTSPIEGGKATIKIAGNLEGRYDMIDWATRKQGTLGYRIMAENGTIIYDGKVAFTGNGPFKVVPTVIEGPFVNKVTPTSAVISFETQKKTKATVTIQGKTFEDAKSALHHEIEVADLLPNTEYTYTVESEGISQTYTFQTAPEAGSRTSFSFCYASDSRSGQGGGERDIYGANAYIMKKIMALAKQQDVKFMQFSGDLIDGYLTSPMEINLQYANWKHAIEPFAHYFPVYVSMGNHEALMRTFVGEKNRVLVDRFPYETESAEAIFANHFVQPTNGPASEDGASYDPRPNKTDFPPYDENVFSYSYDNVGFVVLNSDYWYAPNAGAIPLVGGGLHGYLMDQQMEWLKETLTAFENDPNIDHVFVTQHTPAFPNGGHVSDDMWYRGNNDMRPYVAGQPLGKGIIERRDEYLTQLINEHTKVIAILTGDEHNYARTEIGPETPIYDEKFPENMRVKLDRTIYQVNNGAAGAPYYAQEQTPWSEFVSGFTTQNALVFFDVDGKKLSMRVLNPDTLEEIDTLTLRNGEK